One genomic region from Terriglobia bacterium encodes:
- a CDS encoding AsmA-like C-terminal region-containing protein, with amino-acid sequence MPSTEVALPEKTTATRAPAQKFRWILLAVSICAVAFLIIMAMKWPFTREAMTKRLERASSAQVEMRGFHSTYFPFPGCVAEDVVFRQKTSAPGQKPSEPIITIRKLTIESTFSGLLSKPGRIRRIIADGLRIHVPHEGANLHSEESSGNDQTIIEELRADNALLELATGQNGENKLVFQIHHALFHEIGGRNAVPFQVSLRLPVPPGEVESSGSIGPWRDQKGTVRSTAISGKYVLTRADLGVFKALGGIVSSRGEFSGNLEKLNLAGMTDTPDFEVKESGHPFHLSTQFRGVLDMKNGDLFLPSLEARLGNTNLLAHGSVSGKPKIVTLDVTHGQGEIQDLILLFSDARTSPLVGPVVFQTHAVLPPEHRPFKERVRLNGNFSIARARFTSTNTQKDVDQLSERAEGKKDKQKDYDQDDDENGFERVLTDLKGDVVMKDGVATFSPVSFAVPGAEADMKGTYNLLNKRIALGGKMRMLATVSQASTGAKSIFLKILDPFYKKKKKGAGAEVPIRMTGTYGHTHFSVGLK; translated from the coding sequence ATGCCGTCCACAGAAGTCGCACTTCCTGAAAAAACCACAGCGACGAGAGCGCCTGCTCAAAAATTTCGCTGGATTCTGTTGGCTGTTTCAATTTGCGCGGTTGCATTCCTCATCATCATGGCCATGAAGTGGCCGTTTACCAGAGAAGCCATGACCAAACGGCTGGAGCGCGCATCGTCCGCGCAGGTGGAGATGCGCGGGTTCCACAGCACGTATTTCCCTTTCCCAGGATGTGTTGCTGAGGACGTTGTATTTCGGCAGAAAACTTCCGCCCCGGGACAAAAGCCGTCCGAACCCATCATTACGATCCGCAAGCTAACCATTGAAAGCACCTTCTCCGGGCTGTTGAGCAAGCCGGGAAGGATTAGAAGAATCATTGCCGATGGTCTGCGCATCCACGTGCCCCATGAGGGTGCAAACCTGCACAGTGAAGAGAGCTCAGGCAACGATCAGACCATTATTGAAGAGCTTCGCGCGGACAACGCTCTGCTTGAACTGGCGACCGGCCAGAACGGCGAGAACAAACTCGTCTTCCAGATTCATCATGCCCTTTTCCATGAGATTGGAGGACGCAACGCAGTTCCCTTCCAGGTGTCACTGCGTCTTCCCGTGCCGCCGGGAGAAGTGGAATCCAGCGGCTCCATAGGTCCATGGAGAGACCAAAAAGGAACGGTGCGCAGCACGGCAATTTCAGGTAAATACGTGCTGACCCGGGCCGATCTTGGCGTTTTCAAGGCGCTGGGCGGAATTGTTTCTTCACGCGGTGAATTCTCAGGCAATCTGGAAAAGTTAAACTTGGCCGGAATGACGGACACACCGGACTTTGAAGTGAAAGAGAGCGGACATCCGTTTCACCTGAGTACCCAATTTCGTGGCGTGCTCGACATGAAAAATGGCGATCTGTTTCTGCCTTCGCTTGAGGCCAGACTGGGCAACACCAATTTGCTCGCCCATGGCAGCGTTTCCGGCAAGCCAAAGATCGTCACCCTTGACGTGACTCACGGCCAGGGAGAGATTCAGGACTTGATACTTCTCTTCTCTGACGCCAGGACTTCACCTCTTGTTGGCCCGGTTGTATTCCAAACTCACGCTGTGCTTCCACCGGAGCACAGGCCGTTCAAAGAGCGGGTGCGCCTGAATGGAAATTTCAGCATCGCCCGTGCGCGCTTCACGTCCACGAATACGCAGAAAGATGTTGACCAACTGAGTGAACGTGCTGAAGGGAAAAAAGACAAACAGAAGGATTACGACCAGGACGACGACGAAAATGGTTTTGAGCGTGTGCTCACTGACCTGAAAGGTGACGTAGTAATGAAAGACGGGGTGGCGACGTTTTCACCCGTCTCCTTCGCCGTGCCCGGCGCTGAGGCTGATATGAAAGGCACGTACAATCTGCTCAATAAGCGCATTGCCCTAGGAGGCAAAATGCGCATGCTCGCGACCGTTTCACAGGCCTCTACCGGAGCGAAATCAATCTTCCTGAAAATACTTGATCCTTTTTACAAGAAAAAGAAAAAAGGCGCGGGCGCGGAAGTGCCGATCAGAATGACCGGCACTTACGGCCACACGCATTTCTCAGTGGGGCTCAAGTAA